The following are encoded in a window of Primulina eburnea isolate SZY01 chromosome 4, ASM2296580v1, whole genome shotgun sequence genomic DNA:
- the LOC140828915 gene encoding beta-amylase 1, chloroplastic-like, producing the protein MAIASPSAPSFSASSNHLLFLQPLSIRVGQKFPSRVLDRPAITCRLNASSDGELVYELHYSHRRRVDSFPVYVTLPVDAVGPTAQIMRRKKAMAQSFRALAAAGVEGVVMEVWWGLVEREFPRIYDWRGYLEIVLLAKRFGLKVRAVMAFHQCGSDPADPIWIPLPRWVLEEMDKDPDVAYVDRFGRRNMEYISLGCDILPILHGRSPIQAYADLMRNFRETFRSFFGGVITGIQVGLGPGGELRYPSCPSQKLTWAWRSRELGEFQCYDKYMLASLNACAREIGMPEWEGRGPIGATDSMQNLENTEFFRDHGTWKTPYGEFFLQWYSEMLLQHGERICREAESIFRGNEVNMSGKVAGIYWHYGTQSHPSELTSGYYNTSIRDGFLPIARMFGRYGFTLCCSCFDMRDAEEQQTNPVGKPESFLKQLLLAARVCDIPLGGENSPGNLDDELFQQVLKMFKLYSDGLETPSFSFNFVRMDKSLFEYRNWVSFTSFVRQMSNVKMFQAGLDFGGGDTTLSPPSAFFAGAILAS; encoded by the exons ATGGCGATCGCTTCGCCATCGGCTCCCAGTTTCTCTGCCTCCTCGAATCACCTGCTCTTCTTACAACCCCTTTCGATTCGGGTCGGGCAGAAATTCCCGTCTCGAGTCCTGGACAGGCCTGCGATCACCTGCCGCCTCAACGCTTCGTCCGATGGCGAGCTGGTGTACGAGCTTCATTACAGCCATCGCCGCCGTGTGGATTCGTTCCCAGTCTACGTCACGCTGCCGGTGGACGCGGTGGGCCCCACAGCGCAAATCATGAGGCGGAAGAAGGCGATGGCGCAGTCGTTTAGGGCGCTAGCGGCGGCGGGTGTGGAGGGAGTGGTGATGGAGGTTTGGTGGGGGCTGGTAGAGAGAGAATTTCCGAGAATTTATGACTGGCGAGGGTATTTGGAAATTGTTTTACTGGCTAAGCGTTTCGGGCTGAAAGTACGGGCGGTGATGGCGTTTCATCAGTGCGGGTCGGATCCGGCGGATCCCATCTG GATTCCTCTCCCTCGATGGGTGCTTGAGGAAATGGATAAAGACCCAGATGTAGCATATGTTGATAGATTTGGGAGGAGGAATATGGAATATATTTCTTTAGGATGTGACATTTTACCCATTCTACATGGACGATCACCTATTCAAGCATATGCTGATCTCATGAGGAACTTCAGAGAAACATTCAGATCATTTTTTGGTGGTGTTATAACG GGGATTCAAGTTGGGTTAGGTCCTGGAGGTGAATTAAGATATCCGTCTTGCCCTTCTCAGAAGCTTACATGGGCTTGGCGCTCTCGTGAACTTGGTGAATTTCAATGCTATGATAAG TATATGCTTGCATCTCTGAATGCCTGCGCCCGTGAAATAGGGATGCCTGAATGGGAAGGTAGAGGGCCCATTGGTGCCACTGATTCAATGCAAAATCTTGAAAATACAGAATTTTTCAGAGACCATGGTACTTGGAAGACACCATACGGAGAGTTTTTCCTTCAATGGTATTCAGAGATGCTGCTTCAACATGGGGAAAGGATTTGCAGAGAAGCGGAAAGTATTTTCAGGGGTAATGAAGTTAACATGTCAGGAAAAGTGGCTGGGATTTATTGGCATTATGGCACACAATCTCATCCATCTGAGTTAACATCTGGATACTACAACACCTCAATCAGAGATGGATTTCTACCAATTGCTCGCATGTTTGGTAGGTATGGTTTTACACTGTGTTGTTCGTGTTTTGACATGCGGGACGCCGAAGAACAGCAGACTAATCCGGTTGGTAAGCCggaaagttttctcaaacaACTTCTGCTGGCTGCACGAGTTTGTGACATTCCATTGGGGGGAGAAAATTCCCCTGGAAATTTGGACGACGAATTATTCCAACAGGTGTTGAAAATGTTCAAGTTATACTCAGATGGACTTGAAACGCCTTCCTTTTCTTTCAACTTCGTTAGAATGGACAAAAGTTTGTTTGAATATCGTAACTGGGTAAGTTTTACAAGTTTTGTAAGACAAATGTCGAATGTCAAAATGTTTCAAGCCGGCTTAGATTTTGGTGGTGGTGACACGACCCTTTCTCCTCCTTCCGCTTTTTTTGCTGGAGCCATTCTTGCATCCTAG